A DNA window from Haloactinospora alba contains the following coding sequences:
- a CDS encoding AI-2E family transporter yields the protein MKRPSEWPLVNRWRASREKSADPPPPERSVEPEPAHHDEVGTVDALRRASDIALRLLILGVVIGLLLWGISYLRVVVVPLILAVFITALLSPPTNWLRRRGLGRGLSTALTFVGALLALGAVVTLVVQPAISGFGGLVRSVGEGLDSIRGLLAAVGLDPDLLDQTITSAEEELRSVLQERGSDIVSGVWTAGTAVLEVLVGLVLVLVLAVYFVHSGDRLMEWVRTLFPSPSRPALKAAGDLAYDVMGRYVRGVALVGLIDAVGIGVFLIFLIDPALAIPLIVLTFVGAFLPVVGAFLTGLLAALVAFVTEGWIVAVLVVAVVLVVQQLESHVFAPRVYGRALELPSPVVLLVIAVGSIIAGVLGMFLATPIAAVVAALLRNRPFATVSAGEGAAVPAAGPGAGSGRDPGAA from the coding sequence GTGAAGCGGCCGAGCGAATGGCCGTTGGTGAACCGGTGGCGGGCATCGCGCGAGAAGAGCGCTGATCCACCCCCACCGGAGCGTTCTGTCGAACCCGAGCCGGCGCACCACGACGAGGTCGGCACCGTCGACGCGTTGCGTCGGGCGAGCGACATCGCGCTTCGGCTGCTGATCCTCGGTGTGGTCATCGGGCTGTTGCTGTGGGGGATCTCCTACCTGCGCGTGGTGGTCGTTCCCCTCATCCTCGCGGTGTTCATAACCGCGCTCCTGTCCCCGCCGACCAACTGGCTGCGCCGCAGAGGGCTCGGCCGTGGCCTCTCGACAGCCCTCACGTTCGTCGGGGCCCTGCTCGCGTTGGGCGCGGTCGTCACGCTGGTCGTACAGCCCGCCATCTCCGGATTCGGGGGACTGGTCCGCAGCGTCGGCGAAGGGCTGGACTCCATACGGGGGCTCCTCGCCGCTGTCGGACTGGACCCGGACCTGCTCGACCAGACCATCACCAGCGCCGAGGAGGAACTCCGCAGCGTACTGCAGGAGAGGGGCTCGGACATCGTCAGCGGTGTGTGGACCGCCGGCACGGCGGTGCTGGAGGTTCTGGTCGGACTGGTCCTCGTGCTGGTGCTGGCCGTGTACTTCGTCCACTCCGGCGACAGGCTCATGGAGTGGGTCCGGACCCTGTTCCCCTCTCCCTCCCGGCCGGCGCTGAAGGCCGCCGGCGACCTCGCCTACGACGTCATGGGACGCTACGTGCGCGGCGTGGCGCTCGTGGGCCTGATCGACGCGGTCGGCATCGGCGTCTTCCTGATCTTCCTGATCGACCCCGCACTGGCGATTCCGCTGATCGTACTGACATTCGTCGGTGCCTTCCTGCCGGTGGTGGGCGCGTTCCTCACGGGATTACTGGCGGCCCTGGTCGCGTTCGTCACCGAGGGATGGATCGTCGCGGTGCTCGTGGTGGCGGTGGTCCTGGTGGTGCAGCAGCTGGAGAGCCACGTCTTCGCGCCACGCGTTTACGGGCGGGCGCTGGAACTGCCGTCCCCGGTGGTCCTGCTGGTGATCGCGGTGGGAAGCATCATCGCCGGTGTACTCGGGATGTTTTTGGCCACACCGATCGCGGCCGTGGTCGCCGCCCTGTTGCGCAACCGCCCGTTCGCCACCGTTTCCGCTGGTGAGGGTGCCGCCGTCCCCGCCGCGGGTCCAGGGGCCGGCTCCGGCCGGGATCCGGGAGCCGCCTAG
- a CDS encoding ABC-F family ATP-binding cassette domain-containing protein translates to MLIASDLELRVGSRLLLESASFRVNNGDRIGLVGRNGAGKTTLTKVLAGEGTPSSGQVTNNGSIGYLPQDPRASDLSEIARERILSARGIDEAVRQMRAAEERMGSDDPKVRDQGSRAYAHAEERLHLMGGYAAEAEAASIASSLGLEERILSQPLGTLSGGQRRRIELARILFSGADTLLLDEPTNHLDGDSIIWLRDFLKSHQGGLIVISHDVDLVEHVVNKVFYLDANRCVLDMYNMGWKAYQAQREADERRRKREQDNAEKQASALRKQADRFRAKATKARAAHQMDNRAERLLNSVEGQRSADKVAKLRFPDPAPCGRTPLTAKGLSKSYGSLEIFSGVDLAIDRGSRVVILGLNGAGKTTLLRLMAGVEQPDTGEVIPGHGLQLGYYAQEHETLDTERSVLENMMDTAPDLPDVEARRTLGSFLFSGDDVEKPAGVLSGGEKTRLALARLVVSSANVLLLDEPTNNLDPASREEILNALRNYKGAIVLVTHDEGAVEALQPERVIMLPDGGEDMWSPEYAELVSLA, encoded by the coding sequence ATGCTGATCGCTTCTGATCTTGAACTGCGTGTGGGCTCCCGCCTGCTGCTGGAGTCCGCCTCCTTCCGTGTCAACAACGGTGACCGGATCGGACTGGTAGGCCGTAACGGCGCCGGTAAGACGACCCTGACCAAAGTGCTGGCAGGGGAGGGGACGCCGAGCTCCGGCCAGGTCACCAACAACGGAAGTATCGGGTACCTCCCGCAGGATCCCCGGGCGAGCGACCTCTCGGAGATCGCTCGGGAACGGATCCTCTCCGCGCGCGGTATCGACGAGGCTGTGCGGCAGATGCGGGCCGCCGAGGAGCGGATGGGAAGCGACGATCCCAAAGTGCGCGACCAGGGGTCCCGTGCCTACGCCCACGCCGAGGAACGGTTGCACCTGATGGGTGGTTACGCGGCCGAGGCCGAGGCGGCGTCCATCGCCTCCAGCCTGGGGCTGGAGGAGCGCATCCTCTCCCAACCGTTGGGGACCCTGTCCGGTGGACAGCGCCGCCGCATCGAGCTGGCGCGCATCCTGTTCAGCGGAGCCGACACCCTGCTGCTCGACGAACCGACCAACCACCTCGACGGTGACTCCATCATCTGGCTGCGCGACTTCCTGAAGTCCCACCAGGGTGGGCTGATCGTCATCAGCCACGATGTCGACCTGGTCGAACACGTCGTGAACAAGGTCTTCTACCTGGACGCCAACAGGTGCGTACTGGACATGTACAACATGGGCTGGAAGGCCTACCAGGCCCAGCGGGAGGCCGACGAGCGCAGGCGCAAACGGGAGCAGGACAACGCGGAGAAGCAGGCGTCGGCGCTACGGAAACAGGCCGACCGGTTCCGGGCCAAAGCCACCAAGGCGAGAGCCGCGCACCAGATGGACAACCGCGCCGAACGGCTTCTCAACTCCGTGGAGGGCCAGCGCAGCGCGGACAAGGTCGCCAAACTGCGGTTCCCCGACCCCGCTCCGTGCGGGCGAACACCGCTGACCGCCAAGGGCCTGTCCAAGTCCTACGGCTCCCTGGAGATCTTCTCCGGGGTGGACCTGGCCATCGACCGCGGCAGCAGGGTGGTCATCCTCGGTCTGAACGGCGCCGGCAAGACGACACTGCTGCGCCTCATGGCGGGAGTGGAACAACCCGACACCGGAGAGGTGATACCCGGCCACGGGCTACAGCTCGGCTACTACGCACAGGAGCACGAGACCCTGGACACGGAGCGCTCCGTCCTGGAGAACATGATGGACACCGCTCCCGACCTGCCTGACGTCGAGGCCAGACGCACTCTCGGATCGTTCCTATTCAGCGGTGATGACGTCGAGAAACCCGCGGGGGTGCTCTCGGGCGGGGAGAAGACACGACTGGCCCTGGCCAGACTCGTGGTCTCCAGCGCCAATGTGCTGTTGCTGGACGAACCCACCAACAACCTTGATCCGGCCAGCCGCGAGGAGATCCTCAACGCGCTGCGCAACTACAAGGGCGCGATCGTGCTCGTCACCCACGACGAGGGAGCGGTCGAGGCACTGCAGCCGGAGCGGGTCATCATGCTGCCCGACGGCGGGGAGGACATGTGGAGCCCCGAGTACGCCGAACTCGTGTCGCTCGCCTGA
- a CDS encoding DEAD/DEAH box helicase, translating into MTEANNAADPVFSDLGLPESITDILTRNGVTSPFPIQTATIPAALAGRDVLGCGRTGSGKTLAFGLPLLIRASERRAAARRPRGLVLVPTRELAHQLRDALLPYARAVGARVGDVVGGSSYSRQINELRRGVDVLVATPGRLSDLISQGACELDDVGMCVLDEADQMCDMGFMPQVTELLEQVPSGAQTLLFSATLDGDVDKLVRTYMHEPETHSVDSPTSQVSTMEHHLLKVLPRDKNHIVTQIAARDGRTLLFVRSKYRADSISEQLVNAGVPSASLHGGKTQSVRTKTLTKFREGRIQTLVATDVAARGIHVDGIDMVVNVDLPTGHKEYLHRGGRTARAGESGCVVSLVSPNQRRLARRLLGDAGVEAKQHLVNPGDELLSTVTGAQEPSWEPWVEPPEPEPARRGRGRQRPRRNNQNRPRNDRRPNGERGERRGESGERRGDQAQRRDRRFDTERRSSRDNSATGRGGNKQHRGGKRGSGPARG; encoded by the coding sequence GTGACGGAAGCGAACAATGCCGCAGACCCGGTCTTCTCCGACCTTGGGCTGCCGGAATCGATCACCGACATACTCACCCGCAACGGCGTCACCAGCCCGTTCCCGATCCAGACAGCGACCATCCCCGCGGCACTCGCCGGTCGCGACGTCCTCGGCTGCGGCCGTACCGGATCGGGAAAGACCCTGGCCTTCGGTCTTCCGCTGCTGATACGGGCCAGCGAGCGCCGTGCCGCCGCGCGCCGTCCGCGCGGGTTGGTGCTGGTTCCCACCCGTGAGCTCGCGCACCAGTTGCGCGACGCTCTCCTGCCGTACGCCCGCGCTGTCGGCGCGCGTGTCGGGGACGTCGTCGGCGGGAGCTCCTACAGCCGCCAGATCAACGAGCTGCGGCGGGGCGTCGATGTCCTCGTCGCCACCCCGGGACGGTTGAGTGACCTGATCTCCCAGGGCGCCTGTGAACTGGACGACGTTGGCATGTGCGTCCTGGACGAGGCCGACCAGATGTGCGACATGGGCTTCATGCCCCAGGTCACCGAACTGTTGGAACAGGTCCCCTCGGGTGCGCAGACGTTGCTGTTCTCCGCCACCCTGGACGGTGACGTGGACAAGCTGGTGCGTACCTACATGCACGAGCCCGAGACCCACTCGGTGGACTCCCCCACGTCCCAGGTCAGCACGATGGAGCACCACCTGCTGAAGGTGCTGCCGCGGGACAAGAACCACATCGTCACCCAGATCGCCGCGCGGGACGGCCGCACCCTGTTGTTCGTCCGCAGCAAGTACCGTGCCGACAGCATCAGCGAGCAACTCGTCAACGCCGGGGTGCCCTCAGCCTCCCTGCACGGTGGAAAGACCCAGAGCGTACGCACCAAGACGCTGACGAAGTTCCGCGAGGGCCGCATCCAGACCCTGGTCGCCACCGACGTGGCAGCGCGCGGTATCCACGTCGACGGGATCGACATGGTGGTCAACGTGGACCTGCCGACCGGGCACAAGGAGTACCTGCACCGCGGGGGCCGTACCGCACGTGCCGGGGAGTCCGGGTGCGTGGTCTCCTTGGTCTCTCCCAACCAGCGCCGTCTGGCACGGAGGCTGCTCGGGGACGCGGGAGTGGAGGCCAAGCAGCACCTGGTCAATCCGGGTGACGAGCTGCTGAGCACCGTCACCGGAGCCCAGGAGCCCTCCTGGGAGCCGTGGGTGGAGCCGCCCGAACCCGAGCCCGCCCGTCGTGGACGCGGACGTCAGCGGCCCCGGCGCAACAACCAGAACCGGCCCCGCAACGACCGGCGACCGAACGGGGAGCGCGGCGAACGGCGCGGGGAGAGCGGCGAGCGCCGCGGAGACCAGGCACAGCGTCGCGACCGGCGGTTCGACACGGAACGCCGCTCCTCGCGGGACAACTCCGCAACCGGCAGGGGCGGGAACAAGCAGCACCGCGGCGGGAAACGCGGGTCCGGCCCCGCACGTGGGTGA
- a CDS encoding carbohydrate ABC transporter permease — protein MRTRHLRRARVDLAGALITVAVAFPLYWMVLSALRPRSALEAGEASPITLQPSLESFRRVLYVDGLGQYLANSLVVAAAVVVGSTACAFFAAVALARYRFRTRTTLLIMVLVAQMVPVEALTIPLFFLMRNIGDAVPVLGLNHLGSLILVHTAFAIPLAIWMLRGFVAAVPRELEESAYLDGASSFTFVTRILFPMVAPGMVATSTFAFILAWNDFLFAKTFIISAQENQTLPLALLSFFKPDENDWGGIMAGSVLMTVPVLIFFMLVQRRLVSGLGGAVKG, from the coding sequence GTGAGGACACGACACCTGCGCAGGGCACGCGTCGACCTGGCCGGCGCGCTGATCACGGTCGCGGTCGCGTTTCCCCTCTACTGGATGGTGCTGTCCGCGCTCAGGCCCCGTTCCGCGCTGGAGGCGGGGGAGGCCAGCCCCATCACTCTGCAGCCGAGCCTGGAGTCCTTCCGGCGCGTACTGTACGTGGACGGGTTGGGGCAGTATCTGGCCAACAGCCTCGTCGTCGCGGCCGCCGTCGTCGTGGGGTCGACAGCCTGCGCCTTCTTCGCCGCGGTCGCGTTGGCCCGTTACCGGTTCCGTACCCGCACGACACTGCTGATCATGGTGCTCGTGGCACAGATGGTTCCGGTGGAGGCTCTGACCATCCCGCTGTTCTTCCTCATGCGCAACATCGGCGACGCCGTCCCCGTGTTGGGCCTCAACCACCTGGGATCGCTGATCCTGGTCCACACCGCGTTCGCGATCCCGCTCGCGATCTGGATGCTTCGCGGGTTCGTGGCAGCGGTACCACGCGAGCTGGAGGAGTCGGCCTACCTGGACGGGGCCAGCAGTTTCACGTTCGTCACCCGGATCCTCTTCCCGATGGTCGCACCGGGCATGGTGGCGACGAGCACCTTCGCGTTCATCCTCGCGTGGAACGACTTCCTCTTCGCCAAAACGTTCATCATCTCCGCACAGGAGAACCAGACGCTCCCCCTGGCGCTGCTCTCGTTCTTCAAACCCGACGAGAACGACTGGGGCGGCATCATGGCGGGGTCCGTCCTGATGACGGTGCCGGTGCTGATCTTCTTCATGCTGGTACAACGGCGGTTGGTCTCCGGACTCGGTGGGGCGGTGAAAGGGTGA
- a CDS encoding enoyl-CoA hydratase/isomerase family protein has protein sequence MADQVITDQELDEAGLRLEIDGEIARVTLARPERRNAMTGRTWSALASIGQNLPESVRIVVLAGDGASFSSGIDLTMFEPGGPEGESSPLASGKVPDPAELDATIAGYQEGFRWLRRPDLVSIAAVHGHAIGAGFQLALSCDLRILADNAQLCMKEPALGLVPDLTGTKPLVDLVGPNRALELCLTARRIPATEARELGLAELVVGGDELEGAVSDLAAAVLTTPAEAARATKELLLQAPDNSLAEQAAAERRAQIGRLTDLARQQSA, from the coding sequence ATGGCTGACCAGGTGATCACGGACCAGGAGCTGGACGAGGCCGGTCTGCGACTGGAGATCGACGGGGAGATCGCGAGAGTCACCCTGGCCCGCCCGGAGCGTCGCAACGCCATGACAGGGCGCACGTGGAGCGCGTTGGCCAGTATCGGCCAGAACCTCCCCGAGTCCGTCCGAATCGTGGTGCTAGCCGGGGATGGGGCCTCCTTCTCCTCCGGTATCGATCTCACCATGTTCGAACCCGGCGGGCCCGAGGGCGAGAGTTCCCCTCTCGCCAGTGGGAAGGTCCCCGACCCCGCGGAGCTGGACGCGACGATAGCTGGCTACCAGGAGGGTTTCCGTTGGCTGCGCAGGCCGGACCTCGTCTCCATAGCCGCAGTCCACGGCCATGCCATAGGGGCGGGGTTCCAGCTCGCTCTCTCCTGTGACCTGCGCATACTCGCCGACAACGCGCAGCTGTGCATGAAGGAACCAGCGCTGGGGCTCGTCCCCGACCTCACGGGAACCAAACCCCTCGTGGACCTGGTCGGACCGAACCGTGCCCTGGAACTGTGCCTGACCGCCCGCCGGATTCCCGCTACCGAGGCCCGGGAGCTCGGGCTCGCCGAGCTCGTCGTCGGCGGCGACGAGCTGGAGGGCGCCGTATCCGACCTCGCGGCCGCCGTGCTCACTACCCCCGCCGAGGCGGCGCGGGCCACGAAGGAGCTCCTACTGCAGGCACCGGACAACAGCCTGGCGGAGCAGGCGGCGGCTGAGCGGCGGGCGCAGATCGGTCGCCTCACCGACCTCGCCCGGCAGCAGTCCGCGTAG
- a CDS encoding YccF domain-containing protein, translating to MALIRLVCNIIWLLVAGLWLAVGYAIAGMICFVLVVTIPFGVAAMRMANYALWPFGREMASKSGSGSGSTLLNVVWVLVAGWWLVVGHIVAAAGLAVTVIGIPMAWATLKMIPVALAPFGNEIVSSEDAREPWQF from the coding sequence GTGGCCCTGATAAGGCTCGTTTGTAACATTATCTGGCTGCTCGTGGCTGGATTGTGGCTCGCTGTCGGCTACGCGATCGCCGGCATGATCTGTTTCGTTCTGGTGGTGACCATTCCGTTCGGTGTCGCCGCCATGAGAATGGCGAATTACGCGCTCTGGCCGTTCGGGAGGGAGATGGCGAGCAAGAGTGGCTCCGGAAGCGGCAGTACGCTGCTGAATGTCGTCTGGGTGCTCGTCGCGGGATGGTGGCTGGTTGTCGGTCACATCGTCGCCGCGGCCGGCCTCGCCGTGACCGTTATCGGTATCCCCATGGCGTGGGCCACACTGAAGATGATTCCGGTGGCGCTGGCACCGTTCGGAAACGAGATCGTGAGCAGTGAGGACGCTCGTGAGCCATGGCAATTCTGA
- a CDS encoding MBL fold metallo-hydrolase yields the protein MRITKHGHSCVRAEKGDATLVIDPGGFSEPEVAVGADAIAITHEHPDHFDMDQLNAAVRANPELEIYTHAGIAARLEELGARVHEVEHGDALRIAGFDVHVYGERHAVIHPDIPVITNVGFRIATEGGAVFHPGDALTVPEDPVSTLLLPIHAPWSKISEVIDYAREVRPNGALAIHDGLLNENGAGVYAANLKPQLPHVDYERLLPGQERDV from the coding sequence ATGCGGATCACGAAACACGGACACTCCTGCGTACGTGCGGAGAAGGGGGACGCGACCCTCGTCATCGATCCCGGTGGGTTCAGCGAACCAGAGGTCGCGGTGGGCGCGGACGCGATCGCCATCACCCACGAGCATCCGGATCATTTCGACATGGACCAGTTGAACGCTGCCGTACGGGCGAATCCGGAACTGGAGATCTACACGCACGCGGGTATAGCGGCCCGGCTGGAAGAGCTGGGGGCGCGGGTCCACGAGGTGGAACACGGGGACGCGTTGCGGATAGCCGGTTTCGACGTGCACGTGTACGGGGAGCGCCACGCGGTTATCCACCCCGACATTCCGGTAATCACCAACGTCGGGTTCCGTATCGCCACGGAGGGGGGAGCCGTCTTCCACCCGGGGGACGCGCTGACCGTACCGGAGGACCCCGTGAGCACACTGCTGCTCCCGATCCACGCCCCCTGGTCAAAGATCTCCGAGGTCATCGACTACGCGCGGGAGGTGCGCCCCAACGGGGCGCTGGCGATACACGACGGTCTGCTCAACGAGAACGGCGCCGGAGTGTACGCGGCGAACCTGAAACCCCAGCTACCGCACGTCGACTACGAGCGCTTGCTTCCCGGCCAGGAGCGCGATGTCTGA
- a CDS encoding TIGR03943 family putative permease subunit, which yields MNRIAQGLVLALLGTSVLSATVFSDLYLNYVQGLLKPFLVAAGVVLLALAAWVITADVRTALRPGGTADDPHTAGGEAGCGDHGHAPRVAWLLLLPVVSVVVVAPPALGAYTAESSEPASPVSNEADDFDDLGSGDTDGPVEMELSEFVSRAWTDTDREMAGRTIELTGFAVAGPENEEWYLARLEMACCAADAVVNRVLVTGQPAPEEDTWWTVRGTWEEPDGDLQSVRDHRFAVAEMTRVTDPPDPYE from the coding sequence GTGAACCGGATCGCGCAGGGGCTGGTGCTGGCCCTGTTGGGAACGAGCGTACTCAGCGCCACCGTGTTCTCCGACCTCTACCTCAACTACGTGCAGGGGCTGCTGAAGCCTTTCCTGGTCGCTGCCGGGGTGGTGCTGCTCGCGTTGGCGGCGTGGGTCATCACCGCCGACGTACGTACCGCTCTGCGGCCGGGCGGAACGGCCGACGACCCGCACACTGCCGGCGGAGAGGCGGGGTGCGGTGACCACGGGCACGCGCCGCGCGTGGCGTGGCTCCTGCTCCTGCCCGTGGTGTCGGTGGTCGTTGTCGCACCACCCGCGCTGGGGGCGTACACGGCGGAGAGCAGCGAGCCCGCGTCCCCCGTGTCCAACGAGGCGGACGACTTCGACGACCTCGGAAGCGGGGACACCGACGGCCCCGTGGAAATGGAGCTGAGCGAGTTCGTGTCCCGGGCCTGGACCGACACGGACCGGGAGATGGCGGGACGGACCATAGAACTCACCGGCTTCGCCGTGGCGGGTCCGGAGAACGAGGAGTGGTACCTGGCGCGGTTGGAGATGGCGTGCTGCGCGGCCGACGCCGTCGTGAACCGGGTGCTGGTCACTGGCCAGCCCGCACCGGAGGAGGACACGTGGTGGACGGTTCGCGGGACATGGGAGGAACCGGACGGGGATCTCCAGAGCGTGCGTGACCACCGCTTCGCGGTCGCGGAGATGACGCGTGTCACGGATCCCCCCGATCCCTACGAGTAG
- a CDS encoding helix-turn-helix domain-containing protein — MITDGEWEDAVSESLQRGARVTGTERSELATELRERYEQGESIRSLAAATGRSYGFVRRLLTEAGATLRGRGGVTGRS, encoded by the coding sequence ATGATCACCGACGGAGAGTGGGAGGACGCCGTGTCCGAGTCGCTGCAGAGAGGCGCGCGGGTGACAGGCACTGAACGCTCGGAGCTCGCGACCGAACTCCGGGAGCGCTACGAGCAGGGGGAGAGCATACGCTCGCTGGCCGCGGCCACCGGCCGCTCCTACGGTTTCGTGCGCCGCCTGCTCACCGAGGCCGGTGCAACGCTGCGTGGACGGGGCGGGGTCACCGGCCGTTCGTGA
- a CDS encoding permease, with protein sequence MPNQRAHEAPPSLGDSLATGWDRPDEELPPADWGKPRGPRRTATVWLFALLVVGLLVAQEWWSEETGGEAFLAWATIFTAISLQALPFLVFGVVLSAVLTAFVPTSFYRRAIPANSAAAVPVAGAAGAVLPGCECASVPIAGGLMKRGVAQAAALTFLLAAPAINPVVLVATAVAFPGQPEMVAARFVASLGAAVVVGWLWARFGNAAWLRPSRNSHDPAAPPARVFRESILHDLLHAGGFLVVGGAAAATLNVALPREWVTAVAERPVVSVLVLALLAILLSICSEADAFVAASLTGFSGTAQLAFLVVGPMVDLKLIALQGGTFGWSFVRRFVPLTLGAALLFSFVLGEVLL encoded by the coding sequence GTGCCGAACCAGCGGGCTCACGAGGCTCCCCCCTCTCTCGGTGACTCCCTGGCAACGGGCTGGGACCGTCCGGACGAGGAGTTACCGCCGGCCGACTGGGGAAAGCCACGCGGTCCCCGCCGCACGGCCACCGTGTGGCTCTTCGCCCTGCTCGTCGTCGGGCTGCTCGTGGCCCAGGAATGGTGGTCCGAGGAAACGGGCGGCGAAGCGTTCCTCGCCTGGGCGACCATCTTCACCGCCATCAGCCTGCAGGCGCTGCCGTTCCTCGTCTTCGGTGTCGTGCTGTCGGCGGTGCTCACCGCGTTCGTCCCCACCTCGTTCTACCGCCGCGCCATCCCCGCCAACTCCGCGGCGGCCGTCCCGGTGGCGGGTGCTGCCGGTGCGGTACTGCCAGGGTGCGAGTGCGCGTCGGTTCCCATCGCCGGAGGACTCATGAAGCGCGGTGTGGCCCAGGCCGCCGCGCTGACGTTCCTGCTCGCCGCGCCAGCGATCAACCCCGTCGTCCTGGTGGCGACGGCGGTCGCGTTCCCCGGACAGCCCGAGATGGTGGCGGCACGCTTCGTCGCCTCCCTGGGGGCCGCGGTCGTGGTGGGCTGGTTGTGGGCGAGGTTCGGCAACGCCGCGTGGCTGCGCCCCTCCCGGAACTCCCATGATCCCGCGGCACCCCCGGCGCGCGTCTTCCGGGAGTCGATACTGCACGACCTGCTGCACGCCGGCGGATTCCTCGTCGTGGGCGGGGCCGCGGCTGCGACACTGAACGTCGCCCTCCCACGGGAATGGGTTACCGCCGTGGCCGAGAGGCCCGTGGTGTCGGTGCTGGTTCTGGCGCTGCTCGCGATCCTGCTGTCGATCTGCTCCGAGGCGGACGCCTTCGTCGCCGCCAGTCTCACCGGATTCTCCGGAACAGCCCAGTTGGCTTTCCTCGTGGTGGGGCCGATGGTCGACCTCAAACTGATCGCGTTGCAGGGCGGGACCTTCGGATGGTCCTTCGTGCGCCGGTTCGTTCCGTTGACGCTGGGCGCGGCGCTGCTGTTCAGTTTCGTCCTGGGGGAGGTGCTGCTGTGA
- a CDS encoding IclR family transcriptional regulator, producing the protein MTTSQPSGARRNASVSLRRALTILEHVRFLPVESGGATLTQLAVALEVNKSTVLRLATPLLEFGLLMRDRDTGRFRLGAAALALGQAYLDQLDLRSVAATHLRELMRRTGHTCHLVVLEGSDVVYADKVENTATVRMGSRIGARMPAYRTAVGKAILAYSPPDLVTDVLNAGLDPATRTTITDPEVFRGELSRVRERGYAIDDRENEPEVRCVAAPVFDHNSDPVAAISVSSLASRLPAARVRELGPHVASVAARVSAVLRAPNSEGAP; encoded by the coding sequence GTGACCACCTCCCAGCCCAGCGGTGCGCGGCGCAACGCCTCGGTGTCGTTGCGCCGCGCCCTGACGATCCTGGAACACGTGCGTTTCCTCCCCGTCGAGAGCGGCGGCGCCACTCTCACCCAGCTCGCCGTTGCCCTGGAGGTGAACAAGAGCACGGTGCTGCGACTCGCCACACCGTTGTTGGAGTTCGGGCTGTTGATGCGCGACCGCGACACGGGCAGGTTCCGTCTGGGTGCGGCCGCCCTCGCGCTCGGACAGGCGTATCTGGACCAGCTCGATCTGCGTTCCGTGGCTGCGACGCACCTGCGGGAGCTGATGCGCCGCACGGGGCACACGTGTCACCTCGTCGTTCTGGAGGGCAGCGACGTCGTCTACGCGGACAAGGTGGAGAACACCGCCACGGTGCGGATGGGCTCACGGATCGGGGCGCGGATGCCGGCCTACCGCACCGCGGTCGGTAAGGCGATCCTGGCGTACAGTCCCCCCGACCTCGTCACCGATGTCCTGAACGCCGGCCTCGACCCGGCCACCCGCACGACCATCACCGACCCCGAGGTGTTCCGTGGCGAGCTCTCCCGGGTACGGGAACGGGGGTACGCGATAGACGACCGGGAGAACGAGCCGGAGGTGCGGTGCGTAGCGGCACCGGTGTTCGACCACAACAGCGACCCGGTCGCGGCGATCAGTGTGTCCTCGCTGGCGAGCCGGCTCCCCGCCGCACGGGTGCGCGAGCTCGGCCCGCACGTCGCCAGCGTCGCTGCCCGGGTGTCGGCTGTGCTGCGCGCGCCGAACAGCGAGGGCGCTCCCTGA
- a CDS encoding WhiB family transcriptional regulator — protein MRPRPSWGWQDRAACRGEDLVLFFGPDGERQPEREIRERKAKEICAQCPVKTECLDYAISRPEKYGTWGGLNEDERASERRRRMRRANAA, from the coding sequence ATGCGCCCCCGCCCGAGCTGGGGGTGGCAGGACCGTGCCGCGTGCCGGGGAGAAGACCTTGTGCTCTTCTTCGGTCCGGATGGCGAGCGCCAGCCGGAACGCGAGATCCGGGAGCGCAAGGCCAAGGAGATCTGCGCCCAGTGCCCGGTCAAGACCGAGTGTCTCGACTACGCCATCTCCCGTCCAGAGAAGTACGGCACGTGGGGCGGTCTCAACGAGGACGAGCGCGCGTCCGAGCGTCGGCGTCGCATGCGCCGCGCCAACGCGGCCTGA